One Halobacterium sp. DL1 DNA window includes the following coding sequences:
- a CDS encoding DoxX family protein, translated as MNPLRSAGRLHGRVVSLAVRSPDPATLARWALGAMLVAAGAHKLLDPGAWAVYVTDWLAAWLVVSPVTFMVVNGYLELLFGALLLDDRATAFASLVAAVSLTATLGYLAVVWVTTGQFGDIVARDVGLAGLAWAVFVAAMRPERSTASRE; from the coding sequence ATGAATCCATTGCGGAGTGCGGGACGGCTTCACGGCCGAGTCGTGTCGCTCGCGGTGCGTTCGCCGGACCCCGCGACGCTCGCGCGCTGGGCACTCGGCGCGATGCTGGTGGCGGCGGGCGCGCACAAACTGCTCGACCCCGGCGCGTGGGCGGTGTACGTCACCGACTGGCTCGCGGCCTGGCTCGTCGTCTCGCCGGTCACGTTCATGGTGGTCAACGGCTACCTCGAGCTGCTGTTCGGCGCCCTCCTGCTCGACGACCGTGCGACCGCGTTCGCGTCGCTGGTCGCGGCCGTCTCGCTCACCGCGACGCTGGGCTACCTGGCCGTCGTCTGGGTGACCACCGGCCAGTTCGGAGACATCGTCGCCCGGGACGTGGGTCTTGCGGGCCTCGCGTGGGCGGTGTTCGTGGCGGCGATGCGGCCGGAGC
- a CDS encoding molybdenum cofactor biosynthesis protein, translating into MPGLYYEEFEVGETIEHDRRRTISEADNQQFCDTTMNQQPLHLDAAFAEDTQFGERLVNGLYTMSLAVGITIPETTDGTIVANLSYDDVEHPNPVFHGDTVRVQSTVTDKRETSDGERGVVTMRVEVFAVNREDEPLVCEFERTVLSLKRENAA; encoded by the coding sequence ATGCCCGGGCTGTACTACGAGGAGTTCGAGGTGGGCGAGACCATCGAACACGACAGGCGGCGCACCATCTCGGAGGCCGACAACCAGCAGTTCTGCGACACGACGATGAACCAGCAGCCGCTGCACCTCGACGCCGCGTTCGCCGAAGACACCCAGTTCGGCGAGCGCCTCGTCAACGGCCTCTACACGATGAGCCTCGCCGTCGGCATCACCATCCCCGAGACGACGGACGGCACCATCGTCGCCAACCTCTCCTACGACGACGTCGAACACCCGAACCCCGTCTTCCACGGCGACACCGTCCGCGTGCAGTCGACGGTCACGGACAAGCGCGAGACCAGCGACGGCGAGCGCGGCGTCGTCACGATGCGCGTCGAGGTGTTCGCAGTGAACCGCGAGGACGAACCGCTCGTCTGCGAGTTCGAACGCACGGTGCTCTCCCTGAAGCGCGAGAACGCGGCGTAG
- a CDS encoding citryl-CoA lyase: MVRRSVLFSPGDRPEMLRKAPGTGADVVVFDLEDAVAPGRKDEAREAVRAVLVDPAFDPDCEVCVRVNPVGAGAGDDVEAVFARDAGADAVMLPKAAAADDATTLARLLDEHDSDPPVLALVESARGVLNAAEIAAANPTDALVFGAEDLSADVGATRTDEGTEVLYAREHVVLAASAAGVDAIDTVYTDIEDTEGLAEETRFAAGLGFDGKMAIHPGQVAPINDAFTPDPADVEWADRVLEAKREADAEDRGVFRVNGEMVDAPLVAQAERVMERARAAGSSDES, translated from the coding sequence ATGGTCAGACGAAGCGTGCTGTTCTCGCCGGGGGACCGTCCGGAGATGCTGCGGAAGGCGCCCGGGACTGGCGCCGACGTGGTGGTGTTCGACCTCGAGGACGCAGTCGCGCCGGGGCGCAAGGACGAGGCCCGCGAGGCCGTCCGCGCGGTGCTCGTCGACCCCGCGTTCGACCCGGATTGCGAGGTCTGCGTGCGCGTCAACCCCGTCGGAGCGGGCGCGGGCGACGACGTCGAGGCGGTGTTCGCGAGGGACGCCGGCGCCGACGCCGTGATGCTGCCGAAGGCCGCTGCAGCGGACGACGCGACGACGCTCGCCCGCTTGCTCGACGAGCACGACAGCGACCCGCCCGTGCTGGCGCTCGTCGAATCGGCCCGAGGGGTGCTGAACGCAGCGGAGATAGCGGCCGCGAACCCGACGGACGCGCTGGTGTTCGGCGCGGAGGACCTCTCGGCGGACGTGGGCGCGACCCGGACCGACGAGGGGACGGAGGTGCTCTACGCGCGCGAACACGTCGTGCTCGCGGCAAGCGCTGCCGGCGTGGACGCCATCGACACAGTGTACACGGACATCGAGGACACCGAAGGACTGGCCGAGGAGACGCGGTTCGCCGCCGGCCTCGGCTTCGACGGGAAGATGGCGATTCACCCCGGCCAGGTCGCTCCGATCAACGACGCGTTCACACCCGACCCGGCGGACGTCGAGTGGGCAGACCGCGTGCTCGAAGCCAAGCGCGAGGCCGACGCCGAGGACCGTGGCGTGTTCCGAGTGAACGGCGAGATGGTCGACGCGCCCCTCGTCGCGCAGGCAGAACGCGTCATGGAACGGGCGCGAGCGGCAGGCAGTTCCGACGAGTCCTAA
- a CDS encoding glutamate dehydrogenase has translation MTETNPFESLQEQLDDASEFLDVEEDVLERLKRPERVLETTLSVEMDDGNIETFKAFRSQFNGDRGPYKGGIRYHPGVSRDEVKALSGWMVYKTAVVDIPYGGGKGGIVIEPDDYSESELERITRAFAKELRPFIGVDKDIPAPDVNTGQREMNWIKDTYETLENTTEPGVITGKSPKNGGSLGRVEATGRSTMFAAREIFDYLDRDIEGASVAVQGYGNAGWIAAKLIEDLGGNVVAVSDSSGAIHNADGLDTRAVKEFKRETGSVSGYDAATEEFTNEDLLTLDVDLLVPAALENAIDGDLAHDVQADVVVEAANGPLTPDADDVLTERDVHVVPDILANAGGVTVSYFEWVQNRQRFQWTEERVNEELEAIITDAFDAMTDAYEDNELSNFRTAAYVVSIQRVADSFEESGSWP, from the coding sequence ATGACAGAGACCAACCCGTTCGAGAGTCTGCAGGAGCAACTCGACGACGCGAGCGAGTTCCTGGACGTCGAGGAGGACGTCCTGGAGCGCCTGAAACGGCCCGAACGCGTGCTGGAGACGACGCTCTCGGTGGAGATGGACGACGGCAACATCGAGACGTTCAAAGCGTTCCGCTCGCAGTTCAACGGCGACCGGGGCCCGTACAAGGGTGGTATCCGCTACCACCCGGGCGTCTCCCGCGACGAAGTGAAGGCGCTCTCGGGCTGGATGGTGTACAAGACGGCGGTCGTCGACATCCCGTACGGCGGCGGGAAGGGCGGCATCGTCATCGAACCCGACGACTACAGCGAGAGCGAGCTCGAACGTATCACGCGAGCGTTCGCGAAGGAACTGCGCCCGTTCATCGGCGTGGACAAGGACATTCCGGCGCCCGACGTCAATACGGGCCAGCGCGAGATGAACTGGATCAAAGACACCTACGAGACCCTCGAGAACACCACCGAACCCGGCGTCATCACCGGGAAGTCCCCGAAGAACGGCGGGAGCCTGGGTCGCGTCGAGGCCACGGGCCGTTCGACGATGTTCGCCGCCCGCGAGATCTTCGACTACCTCGACCGCGACATCGAGGGCGCCTCGGTCGCCGTGCAGGGCTACGGCAACGCCGGCTGGATTGCCGCCAAACTCATCGAGGACCTCGGCGGGAACGTCGTTGCCGTCTCCGACTCCTCGGGCGCCATCCACAACGCGGACGGGCTCGACACCCGCGCTGTCAAGGAGTTCAAGCGTGAGACCGGCAGCGTCTCCGGCTACGACGCCGCCACAGAGGAGTTCACGAACGAGGACCTGCTCACCCTCGACGTCGACCTCCTGGTGCCCGCCGCGCTGGAGAACGCCATCGACGGCGACCTCGCCCACGACGTCCAGGCCGACGTCGTCGTCGAAGCCGCCAACGGCCCGCTCACGCCGGACGCGGACGACGTGCTCACGGAGCGCGACGTCCACGTCGTCCCGGACATCCTCGCGAACGCGGGCGGCGTCACCGTCTCGTACTTCGAGTGGGTGCAGAACCGCCAGCGCTTCCAGTGGACCGAGGAGCGCGTCAACGAGGAACTCGAGGCCATCATCACGGACGCCTTCGACGCGATGACCGACGCCTACGAGGACAACGAGCTGTCGAATTTCCGCACCGCAGCCTACGTCGTCTCCATCCAGCGTGTCGCCGACTCCTTCGAGGAGAGCGGTAGCTGGCCGTAA
- a CDS encoding aspartate aminotransferase yields the protein MNFTDRVTRVEPSATLAVSNLASELAADGVDVVDLSVGEPDFATPENVTEAGKAAMDAGETGYAPSNGIPALREGIAAELREDGLDYEADNVIVTPGAKQALFETFQTLVQEGSEVVLLDPAWVSYEAMAKLAGAELNRVDLAPHDFQLEPALDDLSEAVSDDTDLLVVNSPSNPTGAVYSRAAMEGVRDLAVDHDVTVVSDEIYQHINYGEEHVSLAGLDGMFERTVTINGFSKAYSMTGWRLGYLAAPEDVISQAGKVQSHSVSSATNFVQHAGVEALENTDDAIDEMVDAFESRRDRLLDLFEEHGKDVSTPDGAFYLMLPVDENDQQWCQDALKDAHVATVPGSAFGAPGYARLSYAASTERLEEAVERLADAGYL from the coding sequence GTGAACTTCACCGACCGCGTCACCAGGGTGGAACCGAGCGCGACGCTCGCCGTGAGCAACCTCGCGAGCGAGCTGGCGGCCGACGGCGTGGACGTCGTCGACCTCTCGGTGGGCGAACCGGACTTCGCCACGCCGGAGAACGTCACCGAGGCTGGGAAGGCCGCGATGGACGCCGGAGAGACCGGCTACGCCCCGTCCAACGGCATCCCGGCGCTCCGCGAGGGCATCGCCGCGGAGCTCCGCGAGGACGGCCTCGACTACGAGGCTGACAACGTCATCGTCACGCCGGGCGCCAAACAGGCCCTCTTCGAGACGTTCCAGACGCTCGTCCAGGAGGGCAGCGAGGTCGTCCTGCTAGACCCCGCGTGGGTGTCCTACGAGGCGATGGCGAAACTCGCTGGCGCGGAGCTGAACCGCGTCGACCTCGCGCCCCACGACTTCCAGCTTGAACCCGCCCTCGACGACCTCTCCGAGGCGGTCTCGGACGACACCGACCTGCTCGTCGTGAACTCGCCGAGCAACCCGACCGGTGCGGTCTACTCGCGGGCCGCCATGGAGGGCGTCCGGGACCTCGCCGTCGACCACGACGTCACCGTCGTCTCCGACGAGATCTACCAGCACATCAACTACGGCGAGGAGCACGTCAGCCTCGCGGGCCTCGACGGGATGTTCGAGCGCACGGTCACCATCAACGGCTTCTCGAAGGCGTACTCGATGACCGGCTGGCGCCTCGGCTACCTCGCGGCGCCCGAGGACGTGATTTCCCAGGCCGGAAAGGTCCAGTCGCACTCCGTCTCCTCGGCGACGAACTTCGTCCAGCACGCCGGCGTCGAAGCCCTCGAGAACACCGACGACGCCATCGACGAGATGGTCGACGCCTTCGAATCGCGCCGGGACCGCCTCCTGGACCTCTTCGAGGAACACGGGAAGGACGTCTCCACGCCGGACGGCGCGTTCTACCTGATGCTTCCCGTGGACGAGAACGACCAACAGTGGTGCCAGGACGCGCTGAAGGACGCCCACGTCGCCACCGTCCCCGGCAGCGCGTTCGGCGCACCGGGCTACGCGCGACTATCCTACGCCGCGAGCACCGAACGACTCGAGGAGGCCGTCGAGCGACTCGCCGACGCGGGCTACCTGTAG
- a CDS encoding 6,7-dimethyl-8-ribityllumazine synthase encodes MVRLGLVVAEFNRSVTEQMESAAQDAADGAGAEVVETVRVPGVYDAPLAADRLARRDRVDAVAVLGAIVTGDTDHDQVIGHATAQKLTDVSLDRDTPVTLGVSGPGMSGAEAHERVAKGAEAIDGAVHLAEAL; translated from the coding sequence ATGGTACGTCTCGGTCTCGTCGTTGCGGAGTTCAACCGCAGCGTCACCGAACAGATGGAGTCTGCCGCCCAGGACGCGGCCGACGGCGCCGGCGCGGAGGTCGTCGAGACGGTCCGCGTCCCGGGCGTCTACGACGCGCCGCTGGCTGCCGACCGACTCGCTCGACGCGACCGGGTCGACGCGGTCGCCGTGCTGGGCGCGATCGTCACCGGTGACACGGACCACGACCAGGTCATCGGTCACGCAACCGCCCAGAAGCTCACCGACGTGAGCCTCGACCGCGACACCCCGGTCACGCTCGGCGTCTCCGGCCCCGGAATGTCCGGTGCCGAGGCCCACGAGCGCGTCGCGAAGGGCGCGGAAGCGATAGACGGCGCAGTACACCTCGCGGAGGCACTGTGA
- a CDS encoding mannosyltransferase, which yields MVSVTGRRRRRVVVAVAAATLLALLVRFAFLGDRVFHWDEGRVGYWILQYQATGEWEYRAIVHGPFLFHVNEFLFGVFGRSDAVARGVVALVGGLFPLTALLFRTRLDDIETVALAGLFALNPVLVYYSRFMRNDVLVAAFAVTAFGLVVRAVDTRSGGSLVAAGAFLGLAFTTKENALVYLGMFVGATALLFDARLFTARERGETWESVAHDYVRHAGRGLFAWRRALVGALLAFLAVVVVFYAPRPAFYEAFGDPTRLPGVLAAGTLGAWEQFWGTWGTSGVSRDHSYIDFLEHAVRTIGSTSLMLTGAAVFGFLAERYVADEPRDLVLFAGYWAAASLLVYPAVTDISGHWSVTHAIVPMAIPAAVGFRIVARLGLSALQSRDRVGVGLAALVLVAAVAQMGVVTAETSYLMPQDDDNDLVQFGQPASEMGETLATVESVAESYDDGTDVLFYGGHFHVRGEYDETSPGSVGGTNWFNRLPLNWYLERADAQTDSTLVASAAQQTDAPVVIARASHYDDLAPTLSERGYTSWTYELTSTNTLFVVFVDEDAPGYTRS from the coding sequence ATGGTTTCCGTGACCGGCCGCCGTCGCCGCAGGGTCGTCGTCGCCGTCGCCGCAGCCACACTACTCGCCCTCCTCGTGCGGTTCGCCTTCCTCGGTGACCGCGTCTTCCACTGGGACGAGGGGCGGGTCGGCTACTGGATTCTCCAGTACCAGGCCACCGGCGAGTGGGAGTACCGCGCAATCGTCCACGGCCCGTTCCTCTTCCACGTCAACGAGTTCCTCTTCGGCGTGTTCGGCCGCTCGGACGCCGTCGCCCGAGGCGTCGTCGCGCTCGTCGGCGGTCTCTTCCCGCTGACGGCGTTGCTGTTCCGCACGCGCCTCGACGACATCGAGACCGTGGCGCTGGCGGGCCTGTTCGCGCTGAACCCGGTGCTCGTCTACTACTCGCGGTTCATGCGCAACGACGTGCTCGTCGCGGCGTTCGCCGTCACCGCGTTCGGACTCGTCGTCCGCGCGGTCGACACCCGGAGTGGCGGCTCGCTCGTCGCCGCCGGCGCCTTCCTCGGACTCGCGTTCACCACGAAGGAGAACGCCCTCGTCTACCTCGGGATGTTCGTCGGGGCGACCGCGCTGTTGTTCGACGCGCGCCTGTTCACCGCCCGCGAGCGCGGCGAGACGTGGGAGTCGGTCGCCCACGACTACGTTCGCCACGCGGGTCGTGGGCTGTTCGCGTGGCGGCGAGCGCTCGTCGGGGCGCTCCTCGCCTTCCTCGCCGTCGTCGTGGTCTTCTACGCGCCTCGGCCCGCGTTCTACGAGGCGTTCGGCGACCCCACCCGCCTCCCCGGCGTGCTGGCGGCCGGCACGCTGGGCGCCTGGGAGCAGTTCTGGGGCACGTGGGGAACCAGCGGCGTCTCCCGGGACCACAGCTACATCGACTTCCTCGAACACGCCGTGCGGACCATCGGCAGCACCTCGCTGATGCTGACCGGCGCGGCCGTGTTCGGCTTCCTCGCCGAGCGGTACGTCGCCGACGAGCCCCGGGACCTCGTGCTGTTCGCCGGCTACTGGGCGGCGGCGAGCCTCCTCGTCTACCCCGCCGTCACGGACATCTCGGGCCACTGGTCGGTGACCCACGCCATCGTCCCGATGGCGATTCCCGCGGCAGTGGGCTTCCGCATCGTCGCCAGACTGGGGCTGTCGGCGCTCCAGTCGAGGGACCGAGTCGGCGTCGGCCTGGCGGCGCTCGTCCTCGTCGCGGCCGTCGCCCAGATGGGCGTCGTCACCGCCGAGACGTCGTACCTGATGCCCCAGGACGACGACAACGACCTGGTGCAGTTCGGTCAGCCGGCTAGCGAGATGGGTGAGACGCTGGCGACCGTCGAATCCGTCGCCGAGTCGTACGACGACGGGACGGACGTGCTCTTCTACGGCGGCCACTTCCACGTGCGCGGCGAGTACGACGAGACGTCGCCGGGGAGCGTCGGCGGGACGAACTGGTTCAACCGCCTCCCGCTGAACTGGTATCTCGAACGGGCCGACGCACAGACCGACTCGACGCTAGTCGCGTCGGCGGCCCAGCAGACCGACGCACCGGTGGTCATCGCACGAGCCAGCCACTACGACGACCTGGCGCCGACGCTCTCCGAACGCGGCTACACGAGCTGGACGTACGAGCTCACCTCGACGAACACGCTGTTCGTCGTGTTCGTCGACGAGGACGCGCCGGGATACACACGTTCGTGA
- a CDS encoding phosphoribosylaminoimidazole carboxylase, translating into MTVRVPGATVGVVGGGQLGRMLAEAASPLGIEVVVLDPTPDCPAAPPAAAQVTAPFDDEDGFRDLADRADVLTYEIELADPTVLEQVGEEADVPVHPSPGTLRTIQDKLVQNRALDDAGVPVPAFRAVDDADDLRAAFDGLGSPLMLKARTGGYDGRGNAPADSIADARETFGDLSGLVAEELVDFERELSVIAANGASETATFPVAENVHEAEILRESIVPARTSEDVRERATSVARDVMGVLDGRGVFGVELFEVDGRILVNEVAPRPHNSGHYTIEGCHTSQFEQHVRAVCGLPLGETTLREPAAMANVLGDPAGESRPATLDGVPSALRDGRASLHWYGKREVRPLRKMGHVTVTGDDRGEILTRARAARDSLSFQ; encoded by the coding sequence ATGACGGTCCGCGTTCCCGGAGCGACAGTCGGCGTCGTCGGCGGCGGCCAGCTCGGCCGGATGCTCGCCGAGGCCGCCAGTCCGCTCGGTATCGAGGTGGTCGTCCTCGACCCGACGCCGGACTGCCCCGCTGCACCCCCGGCGGCGGCGCAGGTCACCGCACCGTTCGACGACGAGGACGGCTTCCGCGACCTCGCCGACCGGGCGGACGTCCTCACCTACGAGATAGAACTCGCCGATCCCACCGTGCTGGAGCAGGTCGGCGAGGAGGCGGACGTGCCCGTCCACCCGTCGCCTGGGACGCTCCGCACCATCCAGGACAAACTCGTCCAGAACCGCGCCCTCGACGACGCCGGCGTCCCGGTGCCGGCGTTCCGCGCGGTGGACGACGCCGACGACCTGCGGGCCGCGTTCGACGGCCTGGGGTCGCCGCTGATGCTGAAGGCCCGCACCGGCGGCTACGACGGCCGGGGCAACGCGCCCGCCGACTCCATCGCAGACGCCCGCGAGACGTTCGGCGACCTCTCCGGCCTCGTCGCCGAGGAACTCGTCGACTTCGAGCGCGAACTCTCGGTCATCGCCGCGAACGGCGCCAGCGAGACAGCGACGTTCCCCGTCGCGGAGAACGTCCACGAGGCCGAGATTCTCCGCGAGTCCATCGTCCCCGCCCGCACCAGCGAGGACGTCCGCGAACGAGCGACCAGCGTCGCCCGCGACGTGATGGGCGTGCTGGACGGCAGGGGTGTGTTCGGCGTGGAACTGTTCGAGGTGGACGGACGAATCCTCGTCAACGAGGTCGCGCCACGCCCGCACAACTCCGGCCACTACACCATCGAGGGCTGTCACACCTCGCAGTTCGAACAGCACGTCCGCGCAGTGTGTGGCCTCCCGCTGGGCGAAACGACGCTGCGAGAACCCGCGGCGATGGCGAACGTCCTCGGCGACCCCGCCGGGGAATCGCGACCCGCAACCCTCGACGGCGTGCCGAGCGCGCTCCGCGACGGCCGGGCCTCCCTGCACTGGTACGGGAAGCGGGAGGTGCGACCGCTCCGGAAGATGGGCCACGTCACCGTCACCGGAGACGACCGCGGCGAGATTCTGACCCGTGCCCGTGCCGCCCGCGACTCGCTGTCCTTCCAGTAA
- a CDS encoding N5-carboxyaminoimidazole ribonucleotide mutase, with translation MPTVTDLIDSFESEAARDRPDDETPDVGVIMGSDSDLDVMAGAHDALTDLGFTEVTDYDDAPSGYSFESWVVSAHRTPDLMYAYAETAAERGLDVIIAGAGGKSADLPNMTASLAYPIPVVGVPVQEKSVDSVIGMPTGAPLTAVDAGKSYNAGLSAAQMLATDDPDLADRLRDLHAERRDGVAAVSQSLHERGTPDFRASRD, from the coding sequence ATGCCCACAGTCACCGACCTCATCGACAGCTTCGAATCGGAAGCAGCGCGCGACCGCCCCGACGACGAGACGCCGGACGTCGGCGTCATCATGGGGAGCGACTCCGACCTCGACGTGATGGCGGGCGCCCACGACGCGCTCACCGACCTCGGATTCACCGAGGTGACCGACTACGACGACGCGCCGTCCGGCTACTCCTTCGAGTCGTGGGTCGTCTCCGCGCACCGCACGCCGGACCTCATGTACGCCTACGCCGAGACGGCGGCCGAGCGCGGCCTCGACGTCATCATCGCGGGTGCCGGCGGGAAGTCCGCGGACCTCCCGAACATGACGGCGTCGCTGGCGTACCCGATTCCCGTCGTCGGCGTCCCCGTCCAGGAGAAGTCCGTCGACTCCGTCATCGGGATGCCGACCGGTGCTCCGCTCACCGCGGTGGACGCCGGGAAGTCCTACAACGCCGGCCTCTCGGCGGCCCAGATGCTCGCCACCGACGACCCGGACCTCGCTGACCGCCTTCGCGACCTCCACGCCGAACGCCGGGACGGCGTCGCCGCCGTCTCGCAGTCGCTGCACGAGCGTGGCACCCCGGATTTCCGGGCGTCGCGGGACTGA
- a CDS encoding NADH dehydrogenase → MNPWIAIGMLALVGVLIPVGMMAVSALLRPSVPEKGKRNTYESGEVPTGDARLQFNIQYYMVALLFVVFDIETVLIFPWTVIYRDAVQSAGLTRALLPMLVFIGILVVGLAWAWRKGAVQWVRSPRHRPRNTHE, encoded by the coding sequence ATGAATCCATGGATTGCCATCGGTATGCTGGCGCTGGTGGGCGTCCTCATCCCAGTCGGGATGATGGCCGTCTCTGCGCTCCTCCGCCCCAGTGTGCCTGAGAAAGGAAAACGGAACACCTACGAGAGCGGTGAGGTCCCGACGGGGGACGCGCGCCTGCAGTTCAACATCCAGTATTACATGGTTGCGCTCCTCTTCGTCGTCTTCGACATCGAGACCGTTCTCATCTTCCCGTGGACCGTCATCTATCGGGACGCCGTCCAGTCCGCCGGTCTGACGCGGGCGTTGCTGCCGATGCTCGTCTTCATCGGCATCCTCGTCGTCGGTCTCGCGTGGGCGTGGCGGAAGGGCGCCGTTCAGTGGGTGCGGTCGCCACGGCACAGACCGAGGAACACACATGAGTAG
- a CDS encoding NADH dehydrogenase: protein MSSDQPRNSITESSTPQTKTREARMGEGIDNRFNSKLREAFGSTPFILTKFDKFMNWVRGSSMFMLQFGIACCSIEMMHTYAVKHDLDRFGSGVPRASPRQADVMIVPGTIVSKFAPRMKRVYDQMPEPKFVVGMGNCTASGGPFQEGYNVVKGAEEVIPVDIHIPGCPPRPEALVYGVVKLQERIANGESSPVTVKPYELEEFGDLDRDEMVQEMAKEIDEDTLVMRYNWADSP from the coding sequence ATGAGTAGTGATCAACCCCGCAACAGCATCACGGAGTCCAGCACCCCGCAGACCAAGACCCGCGAAGCCCGCATGGGCGAGGGCATCGACAACCGGTTCAACTCCAAACTCCGGGAGGCGTTCGGCTCGACGCCGTTCATCCTCACGAAGTTCGACAAGTTCATGAACTGGGTTCGGGGGTCGAGCATGTTCATGCTGCAGTTCGGCATCGCCTGCTGCAGCATCGAGATGATGCACACGTACGCGGTGAAACACGACCTCGACCGCTTCGGCTCCGGGGTCCCGCGCGCCTCGCCACGGCAGGCCGACGTGATGATCGTCCCCGGGACGATCGTCTCGAAGTTCGCGCCGCGCATGAAGCGCGTCTACGACCAGATGCCCGAGCCGAAGTTCGTCGTCGGGATGGGCAACTGCACCGCCTCCGGCGGTCCGTTCCAGGAGGGGTACAACGTCGTGAAGGGCGCCGAGGAGGTCATCCCGGTCGACATCCACATCCCAGGCTGTCCGCCCCGGCCGGAGGCGCTCGTCTACGGCGTCGTCAAACTCCAGGAGCGCATCGCCAACGGCGAGTCCTCCCCGGTGACGGTCAAGCCGTACGAACTCGAGGAGTTCGGCGACCTCGACCGCGACGAGATGGTCCAGGAGATGGCCAAGGAGATCGACGAGGACACCCTCGTCATGCGCTACAACTGGGCTGATTCGCCATGA